The genomic window AAGTATGATACTGAAAAATATAGAACAGAGtccaattattttaaagaagaattagagcaaattaaaaacaagaactaTGCTATTTATGGTTTATCAGATGACAACACTGAGGAGgaagtaagtaaaaaaaaaaaaaaaaaaaaaaaaaaaaaatgcatgtcgatatgtgtttttatgtttgttcCCGTGTGTGTTCTTATGTGAAACCAATTTCAGATGactatatatgtttttctttttgtctttttaactcTCGTTTTGtcgttttgtctttttgttttttttttctttttgtctttttgactttccttttcgtttccttttttatttcctttgtttttttaaattttcactttcgCTCGTAGGTAATGTGGTCAGAAGAATTAACAACTCAGTTACTGTTTGACACTGAAAAAGATTTGTTAAAAAAACTAGGCTGCAAAAATGAAGAAGGCAAAATAATAAGATCGCATTTGATTATACAAAATGATTCTAAggtttcttattttgaaaaagaaatagacGAAGATATGTCgtttgaaaatgtaattaattttctttcagttaatgaaaatgataaaacttaTGAGGATACGATAAAAGATACATcagtagaaaatgaagaaattagtAGTAATGAGTTAgtcacagaaaataataaaaacataaataatgaaaaggaaaaatatgatgatgaaaatatgaaaacagatgaagaaatgactAGAGAGGATGAGGATGAAAGTGATAAACCCTATGAAGCACTGAGTACTGATATTAAAAACTCTGGCCATGAGGAATTTGAGCATGAAAAATCTGACCATGAGGAATCTGAGCATGAAAAATCTGACCATGAGGAATCTGAGCATGAAAAATCTAATTATGAGGAATCTGAGCATGAAAAATCTGATTATGAGGAATCTGAGCATGAAAAATCTGACCATGCAGATATAAATCAAGAAGaaagttttgaagaaaataattccgaaacagaaaaagagaaagaagataaagatgatgataaaacatataaagaagacG from Piliocolobus tephrosceles isolate RC106 unplaced genomic scaffold, ASM277652v3 unscaffolded_11846, whole genome shotgun sequence includes these protein-coding regions:
- the LOC111533408 gene encoding myb-like protein X translates to MWSEELTTQLLFDTEKDLLKKLGCKNEEGKIIRSHLIIQNDSKVSYFEKEIDEDMSFENVINFLSVNENDKTYEDTIKDTSVENEEISSNELVTENNKNINNEKEKYDDENMKTDEEMTREDEDESDKPYEALSTDIKNSGHEEFEHEKSDHEESEHEKSDHEESEHEKSNYEESEHEKSDYEESEHEKSDHADINQEESFEENNSETEKEKEDKDDDKTYKEDVEEIEKDETHKYEYENTNEDIDEKTDEHAENETNNETYEKDENADNSVEITSGYSENVDNQTENVDDKKEENDKDIDINKRNEKSVGDTKTKVDKEKKQTKKTTQKKSKPNNLNEEKKAKSAKNMLKNDKKKNETK